In Mangifera indica cultivar Alphonso chromosome 1, CATAS_Mindica_2.1, whole genome shotgun sequence, a single genomic region encodes these proteins:
- the LOC123223311 gene encoding uncharacterized protein LOC123223311, translating into MSRQIPLRSPSGNRRTPLLQPSRRANFAEVAGGATAACAAVCCCCPCALVNLLVLAIFKVPAGLCKKALKAKRRKRLTKKGLLPPRKKSNCKCGSEDIELQVPPSQNLSEVIKSEEIEKEVMKLEKEMWERFYTNGFWRCPSQREALAEK; encoded by the coding sequence atgtcCCGTCAAATACCACTCCGATCGCCGTCGGGTAACCGGAGAACACCGTTGCTACAGCCCTCGAGAAGGGCGAATTTTGCGGAGGTGGCGGGAGGGGCGACGGCGGCGTGCGCGGCTGTGTGTTGTTGTTGCCCATGTGCGTTGGTGAATTTGCTTGTTTTAGCTATTTTCAAAGTCCCTGCCGGGCTTTGTAAAAAAGCCCTTAAAGCGAAGCGGCGGAAAAGGCTTACTAAAAAAGGACTTCTGCCGCCGCGGAAAAAGAGTAATTGTAAATGCGGCAGTGAAGATATCGAACTCCAAGTTCCCCCGAGTCAGAATCTTTCGGAAGTAATAAAATCAGAGGAAATTGAGAAAGAAGTAATGAAATTGGAGAAGGAGATGTGGGAAAGATTTTACACCAACGGATTCTGGAGATGTCCTTCTCAGCGAGAAGCACTTGCtgaaaaatga